In Serinicoccus marinus DSM 15273, the genomic stretch ACCAGGCAGACGAGCAGCACCGCGCCACCGGCGAGGCTGGCGGCCACCGCTCAGCGCTCCTGCGCGGTCGCGGAGAGCCGGCGCTCGACCCGGGTCGCCGCCCGGGTGTACCACGCGGCCACCGCGACGAGGACGGGGTAGACGAGGACCGCGAGCACCGGCCAGACGACCGGGACCCCGGCGAGCCGGACGTCCCGCGCAGCAGGCAGGACGGCATACAGGACGGGTATGCCGCCCAGGACCAGCGCCAGCCCGGCCAGCACGAGCAGCGCGAGCCGGAGCTGGGCCCGCAGCAGACCACGCAGGTAGAGCTCACCGGCGCCGGTCTGCTCGACGAGCGAGGCGGCGAGCGGACGGCGGCGTGCGGTGGTGGCGCCCCGGCGGGAGGAGGTGACGCGGACCCGGGCGCCGTGCTGCCCGCTCATTCGCCGGTCGCGAGCACCCGCTCGCGCACCGCCCGTGCGTGTCGGCGGGCGACCGGCAGCTCGGGGCCGTCGGGCAGCAACCGGAGCGCGAGCCTGCCCTGCCCCTGGCGGACCTGCCCGACGTGGGCGAGGTTGACGAGGGTGGAGCGGTGGATGCGGACGAAGCCGGCGTCGGCCCAGCGGGTCTCCAGCGTGGTGAGCGGCACCCGGAGCAGGTGCGAGGCTGAGCCGGTGAAGAGCCGCACGTAGTCGCCCTGGGCCTGGACGTAGCGGACCGCGGAGCGGCGGACGAACCGCGTGACGCCACCGAGCTCGACCGCGATCCGCTCGTCCGCCGGCTCACCGGTCGTGCCGGTGGAGCGCTCGAGATCCTGTGCCGGGTCGGCGGCAGTGCGCTGCGCCAGGGCGCCGACCACCCGGTCCACCGCCTGCGCGAGCCGAGCCGGTGAGACCGGCTTCATGACGTAGTCGACCGCCTGCACCGCGAAAGCGTCCACGGCGTGCTCCTCGTGCGCGGTGACGAAGACGACGAGCGGCGGGTGCTCGGACCGGGCGACCACCCGGGCCAGCTCCATGCCGTCGAGACCCGGCATGGAGATGTCGGAGAAGACGACGTCGACGCCACCGGCCTCGAGCACCCGCAGCGCATCGGCCCCCGACCCGACCGGCTGCACGCTCTCGCACCGCCCGTCCCGCTCGAGCAGGAAGGTCAGCTCGGAGAGGGCAGGCGGTTCGTCGTCGACGACGAGAGCGCGCATGCCGGCCATCGTAGGGCGGCGCACACGGGGCGGCGTCGGGTCACACCATCCAAAGGCGGGGTGCGGGCAGTTGCCTCATCGCGCTGTCCCGGGTCACCAGGGTCGCGGACTCGACGATGCCCTGGGCCACGAGCAGCCGATCGAATGGGTCACGGTGCTGCCAGCTCATGGACCCCGCCAGCAATGCGTGCGTGCCGGTGATGGGAAGCTCTTCGGCACCGATGTCGGCTATCCGGCGCGACCAGGCGTCCACCAGCCCCGGGGCTACGAGCTTGCCGAGTCGCACCTTCGTCGCTACCTCCAGGGCCGACACCGCGGAGACGAGCAGGACCTTGCGACGGTCGGCGAGGTGGCTTCGCTGCTCCTCGTCCAGCTGTCCAGGATCCCCGATCAGCCACAGCAGTACGTGGGTGTCCAGCAGATACGTCACTCCCACCGGTCGAGCTCCTCCTCAGGGAGCGAGTCATCGAAGTCCTTCGGAACGGTGATCTCCATGGGGCCGAAGGCGCGCGGCGGCGCCGCGACGACCGGTCGCAGCTCGGCGATCGGGACGCCGGCTCGGGAGATGGTCACCCGCTCTCCCGCCTCGACGCGGGCCAGGAGCCGCGACAGATGCGTCTTGGCCTCTTGGACATTGACAGTCTTCATGCTTCTAGTCTGGTTGGTCTGGTCAACGTGGTCAAGAGCTCATGCGTCCGGGTGGACGCCGGGGGCATACTTCGGCACCCGGAACGTCACCTTGGTGCCCAGGCCGGGAGCGGTCTCGACGACGAGGCCGTGGTCGTCGCCGTAGACCTGGCGCAGCCGGGCGTCGACGTTGCCCAGGCCCATCCCCTCGCCGCCGCTGCCGTCCGCCGCCGCGGACTCCCCGTCCAGGGCGCGCCGGACCAGCTCGGGGTCGGACCCGACGCCGTCGTCCTCCACGGCGATCTCGGCCAGGTCGCCGAGGTCGGTGCCGGTGATCGTCACCGTGCCGACCCCCTCTTTGCCGGCCAGCCCATGCCGCACGGCGTTCTCCACCAGCGGCTGCACCGCGAGATAGGGCACCGCGACCGGCAGCACCTCCGGAGCGATGAGCAGATTGACCCGCAGCCGCTCACCGAAGCGCGCCTGTTCCAGCACGAGGTAGCGCTCGACGTTGCGCAGCTCGTCGGCGAGGGTCGTGTAGACACCGCCGCGGCGCAGGGCATACCGGGTGAAGTCGGCGAACTCGAGCAGCAGCTCGCGCGCGCGGTCGGGGTCCGTGCGCACGAAGGAGGCGATCGCGCCGAGCGAGTTGTAGATGAAGTGGGGGCTGATCTGGGCGCGCAGGCTGCGCAGCTCGGCCTCCATCGCCCGGGTCCGCTCGCGGTCGAGCTCGCCCAGCTCGAGCTGGCCGCTCACCCAGGTGGCGAGCTGCTCGGTCGCCCGGGCCAGGCCCGCGGAAGGGCGCGGGGAGTATGCCGCGAGCGCGCCGATGACGCGGTCGTCGACCACGAGCGGGGCGACGACCCCGGCGCGGACCGGGCACTCCGGCACCTCGCACGGCAGGTCGGCCCGGGTCAGGACGGCGACGTCACCGCTGGCGAGGACCCGGGCGGCGTGACCCGCGGCCTGCTCGCGGTGATGGTCCCCGAGGCCGGACCAGGCCAGCGCCTGCTGGCTGTCGCAGACCGCGAGCGTGGTCGCGCCGAGCATGGTGCGCAGGTGCCGGGCGGCGGGGTCGGCGTGGCTCTCGGTGAAGCCGGCGCGCAGGCTGCGGCCGGCCTGGGCACCGGAGCGCAGCGT encodes the following:
- a CDS encoding LytR/AlgR family response regulator transcription factor, yielding MRALVVDDEPPALSELTFLLERDGRCESVQPVGSGADALRVLEAGGVDVVFSDISMPGLDGMELARVVARSEHPPLVVFVTAHEEHAVDAFAVQAVDYVMKPVSPARLAQAVDRVVGALAQRTAADPAQDLERSTGTTGEPADERIAVELGGVTRFVRRSAVRYVQAQGDYVRLFTGSASHLLRVPLTTLETRWADAGFVRIHRSTLVNLAHVGQVRQGQGRLALRLLPDGPELPVARRHARAVRERVLATGE
- a CDS encoding type II toxin-antitoxin system VapC family toxin gives rise to the protein MTYLLDTHVLLWLIGDPGQLDEEQRSHLADRRKVLLVSAVSALEVATKVRLGKLVAPGLVDAWSRRIADIGAEELPITGTHALLAGSMSWQHRDPFDRLLVAQGIVESATLVTRDSAMRQLPAPRLWMV
- a CDS encoding type II toxin-antitoxin system Phd/YefM family antitoxin — its product is MKTVNVQEAKTHLSRLLARVEAGERVTISRAGVPIAELRPVVAAPPRAFGPMEITVPKDFDDSLPEEELDRWE
- a CDS encoding histidine kinase codes for the protein MPGDLHLPTALLVLAVVVLVHLVAWWWRRRTARGFLSETDQQTYETLRSGAQAGRSLRAGFTESHADPAARHLRTMLGATTLAVCDSQQALAWSGLGDHHREQAAGHAARVLASGDVAVLTRADLPCEVPECPVRAGVVAPLVVDDRVIGALAAYSPRPSAGLARATEQLATWVSGQLELGELDRERTRAMEAELRSLRAQISPHFIYNSLGAIASFVRTDPDRARELLLEFADFTRYALRRGGVYTTLADELRNVERYLVLEQARFGERLRVNLLIAPEVLPVAVPYLAVQPLVENAVRHGLAGKEGVGTVTITGTDLGDLAEIAVEDDGVGSDPELVRRALDGESAAADGSGGEGMGLGNVDARLRQVYGDDHGLVVETAPGLGTKVTFRVPKYAPGVHPDA